A region from the Aphis gossypii isolate Hap1 chromosome 1, ASM2018417v2, whole genome shotgun sequence genome encodes:
- the LOC114122205 gene encoding E3 ubiquitin-protein ligase ZNRF2: MGAKASTANGDDGGASHGDHRSFSSGNGPDSVQTASNPGFSILRSLPSAVANDRQRARSLSGVPNGHDNNSNSTSPRFDITDVLEADSSSNDDQNLDSPTVTANISLGRVYSAHSLPAHIWPFNGIKCPVCSKFVLPDEIEVHLVMCLTKPRLIYNEDVLKDDKGECVICLEELIQGDTIARLPCLCVYHKTCIDRWFEVNRSCPEHPGD, encoded by the exons ATGGGAGCGAAGGCCAGCACGGCCAATGGCGATGACGGTGGCGCCAGTCATGGCGATCATCGGTCGTTCTCTTCTGGCAATGGGCCGGATTCCGTGCAGACGGCCAGCAATCCTGGGTTCAGCATTCTGCGTTCCTTGCCCAGCGCTGTAGCCAACGACAGACAACGTGCCAGGTCTCTATCCGGCGTGCCCAACGGTCACGACAACAACAGCAACTCGACGAGTCCACGGTTCGATATTACAGATGTCTTGGAGGCTGATAGTAGCTCAAACGACGACCAGAACTTGGACAGTCCGACAGTCACGGCTAATATTAGTCTTGGACGCGTTTATTCGGCTCATTCGTTACCTGCACATATTTGGCCATTCAAcg gaATTAAGTGTCCAGTATGTTCAAAGTTTGTTTTACCAGACGAGATAGAAGTACATTTGGTTATGTGCTTGACCAAACCTAGACTGATTTACAACG AAGACGTTTTAAAAGATGATAAAGGTGAATGTGTCATATGTCTGGAAGAACTTATACAAGGTGATACCATAGCCAGGCTTCCTTGTCTTTGCGTATACCATAAAAC atgtaTTGACCGGTGGTTCGAAGTGAACAGATCGTGTCCTGAGCATCCCGGAGATTGA